A part of Fundulus heteroclitus isolate FHET01 chromosome 23, MU-UCD_Fhet_4.1, whole genome shotgun sequence genomic DNA contains:
- the LOC105925770 gene encoding LOW QUALITY PROTEIN: ADP/ATP translocase 2 (The sequence of the model RefSeq protein was modified relative to this genomic sequence to represent the inferred CDS: deleted 1 base in 1 codon): MTEQAISFAKDFLAGGIAAAITETAVAPIERVKLLLQVQHASKQITVDKQYKGIVDCFVRIPREQGFLSFWRGNLANVIRYFPTQALNFAFKDKYKKIFLDGVDKRTQFWRYFAGNLASGGAAGATSLCFVYPLDFARTRLAADVGKARAEREFKGLGDCLAKIFKSDGLKGLYQGFSVSVQGIIIYRAAYFGLYDTAKGMLPDPKNTHIFVSLLIAQSVTVVSGFISYPFDTVRRRMMMQSGRKGADIMYSGTLDCWRKIARDEGGKAFFKGTLSNVLRGIGTAFVLILYDELKKII, encoded by the exons ATGACTGAACAGGCTATCTCCTTCGCCAAGGACTTCCTGGCCGGCGGCATCGCCGCTGCCATCACAGAAACAGCCGTAGCCCCCATCGAGAGAGTGAAACTTCTCCTCCAG GTGCAACATGCCAGCAAGCAGATCACAGTCGACAAGCAGTACAAGGGCATCGTGGACTGCTTTGTCCGCATCCCTAGAGAGCAGGGCTTCCTTTCCTTCTGGAGAGGCAACCTGGCTAATGTCATCAGATATTTCCCCACGCAGGCCCTAAACTTTGCTTTCAAGGACAAGTACAAGAAGATTTTCCTGGACGGTGTAGACAAACGCACGCAGTTCTGGAGATACTTTGCAGGTAACCTGGCGTCCGGCGGCGCCGCGGGGGCCACGTCTCTCTGCTTCGTCTACCCCCTCGACTTTGCCAGGACGCGTCTTGCTGCTGACGTGGGCAAAGCAAGAGCGGAACGTGAGTTCAAGGGCCTGGGAGACTGCTTAGCGAAGATCTTCAAGTCTGACGGCCTGAAAGGCCTGTACCAGGGCTTCAGCGTCTCAGTGCAGGGCATCATCATCTACAGAGCGGCCTACTTTGGCTTGTACGACACAGCAAAGG GCATGCTCCCAGATCCCAAGAACACGCACATCTTTGTGAGCTTGTTGATTGCTCAGTCAGTGACAGTTGTTTCCGGTTTCATCTCCTACCCCTTTGATACTGTCCGTCGTCGTATGATGATGCAGTCTGGTCGCAAAGGAG CTGATATTATGTACAGCGGCACTCTGGACTGCTGGAGGAAGATCGCTCGTGATGAAGGTGGCAAGGCGTTCTTCAAAGGAACACTATCCAACGTGCTCAGAGGCATTGGCACTGCC TTCGTGCTCATCTTGTATGATGAGCTTAAGAAAATAATCTGA